The following coding sequences are from one Coleofasciculus sp. FACHB-1120 window:
- a CDS encoding phosphodiester glycosidase family protein, whose protein sequence is MPERKQPNGCRKMLRRTFLFLVGLALAQVLTEFFSIGQNRSNFANLVRQLWEKAIALWESQNGVAEKPLPSSTPTPISSVSPQPLPTPTPKTSATPKPSQPSSKTKVNPSVAKGKPVQVTQKTVAGVSFYQTTIDLSDPETFITLGLANNATYANGPTVSNGDEPFAKLVARQKAAVVANGTFFDKSNQKWVMGNMVAAGRFLKYSRWENYGTTLGIKAGNQLEMITARTEGQPNWDQHWFSITCGPRLIKQGKISISPQSEGFADPHVLGVGYRTAIGFPANRKQLFLISFLASLSLQQEANIMKAIGCIEAMNLDGGASEALAHNGRILLPAGRNLTNVIVVYDTNYPAPSALKTSWQRFQAGDRPSIPL, encoded by the coding sequence ATGCCAGAGCGAAAACAACCCAATGGTTGCCGTAAAATGCTGCGGCGCACTTTTTTATTTTTAGTAGGTTTGGCACTTGCTCAAGTTTTAACCGAATTCTTCTCAATTGGGCAAAACCGCTCCAATTTTGCCAATCTTGTTCGCCAATTATGGGAGAAAGCAATCGCTTTATGGGAGTCTCAAAACGGAGTCGCTGAAAAACCTCTACCCAGTAGTACGCCAACACCAATCAGCAGCGTTTCTCCTCAGCCTTTACCCACGCCAACTCCAAAAACCAGCGCCACGCCTAAACCATCTCAACCGTCTTCCAAAACCAAAGTCAATCCCTCTGTTGCCAAAGGAAAACCTGTACAAGTTACCCAAAAAACAGTGGCTGGGGTGTCTTTCTATCAAACCACAATTGACCTCTCAGACCCCGAAACTTTTATCACTCTGGGATTAGCAAATAATGCAACTTATGCCAACGGGCCAACGGTGAGCAACGGCGATGAACCTTTTGCCAAGCTGGTAGCGCGTCAGAAGGCTGCTGTGGTAGCCAATGGCACTTTTTTTGATAAAAGTAACCAGAAGTGGGTAATGGGTAACATGGTGGCTGCTGGGAGATTTCTGAAATACAGCCGCTGGGAAAATTATGGTACTACCTTGGGGATTAAAGCAGGTAATCAGTTAGAAATGATTACCGCACGAACAGAAGGACAGCCAAATTGGGATCAACACTGGTTTTCAATTACTTGCGGGCCAAGACTGATTAAACAAGGAAAAATTTCCATCTCGCCGCAATCAGAAGGCTTCGCAGATCCTCATGTTCTCGGTGTAGGATATCGGACTGCGATTGGGTTTCCAGCGAATCGAAAACAGTTATTTTTAATTTCTTTTCTTGCTAGTCTATCTTTACAACAAGAAGCCAACATTATGAAAGCGATTGGCTGTATTGAAGCAATGAATTTGGATGGTGGAGCTTCAGAAGCTTTAGCCCATAATGGAAGAATTTTACTTCCCGCAGGACGGAACCTGACGAATGTAATTGTTGTTTATGACACTAATTATCCTGCTCCTTCAGCTTTGAAAACATCTTGGCAACGCTTTCAAGCAGGCGATCGCCCCTCAATTCCTTTATAA
- a CDS encoding NUDIX hydrolase, which yields MNLKSAQRYQQSAVIPYRIKNGKIEVLLITSSTGKRWVIPKGMIEPFMTPQASAAKEAWEEAGIVGQVLPTLVGTYEYQKWGGTCRVEVFLMQVQTVLEVWPEASVRKRQWVSIKQAVKRVEEAELKHIFVTFPDTLLTLQPPLE from the coding sequence ATGAATCTAAAATCAGCCCAGCGTTATCAGCAATCGGCGGTCATCCCCTATCGCATCAAAAACGGAAAAATCGAAGTTTTGTTGATCACTTCCTCAACAGGCAAACGCTGGGTGATTCCTAAAGGAATGATTGAGCCGTTTATGACTCCGCAAGCTTCGGCAGCCAAGGAAGCCTGGGAAGAGGCGGGGATCGTCGGTCAGGTGTTGCCGACTTTGGTGGGTACATACGAGTATCAAAAATGGGGGGGCACCTGTCGGGTTGAGGTATTTTTGATGCAGGTACAAACGGTATTGGAAGTTTGGCCCGAAGCTAGCGTTAGAAAGCGACAGTGGGTAAGTATAAAACAAGCGGTTAAGCGCGTTGAAGAAGCCGAACTGAAACACATTTTCGTCACTTTCCCTGATACCTTATTAACTCTACAGCCGCCTCTCGAATAG
- a CDS encoding prolyl oligopeptidase family serine peptidase, whose translation MQYPDKALTYPTSQKVDQVDDYHGTKVADPYRWLEDPDSDETKAWVEAQNQVTFSYLNEIPVREKIKQRLTELWDYEKYSLPFKEGDRYFYFKNDGLQNQSVLYTLTSLDAEPKVLLDPNKLSEDGTIALSGIAISEDGNLMAYGLSTSGSDWQEWKVRDVKTGEDLSDHLKWIKFSGASWTNDNQGFFYSRYDEPNETTKLEEINYCQKLFYHQLGKPQSEDVLIYHRPDQKEWGFSGGVTEDGHYLIISVWRGSDPKNLVFYKDLTNPDAPVIELISEFEASYSFIDNDGSIFWFRTDLDAPRGRAIAIDISNLSSSPGSKEGWQEIIPQAEEVLEGVGLLNNQFVAEYLKDARTQIKIFDLNGSFVREVELPGIGSAGGFGGKRYDTETFYSFTSFTTPATIYRYDMVSGESTIFRQPKVDFNPADYKTKQIFYRSKDGTHLPMFITYKKGLQLDGSNPTYLYGYGGFNVSLTPSFSVGSLVWMEMGGVYAVPNLRGGGEYGEEWHQAGTKLNKQNVFDDFIAAAEWLIANGYTTPAKLAIGGGSNGGLLVGACMTQRPDLFGAALPAVGVMDMLRFHKFTIGWAWTSDYGSPENPEEFKALYAYSPLHNLKPGTSYPATMITTADHDDRVVPAHSFKFAAALQAAHAGVAPVLIRIETKAGHGAGKPTTKIIEEVADRWAFLVRETKVSL comes from the coding sequence ATGCAGTATCCAGATAAAGCCCTTACTTATCCAACTAGCCAAAAAGTCGATCAAGTTGATGACTATCACGGGACAAAGGTAGCTGACCCTTACCGTTGGCTGGAAGATCCGGACTCGGATGAAACCAAGGCTTGGGTTGAGGCTCAAAATCAAGTTACTTTTAGCTATTTAAATGAAATTCCGGTTCGGGAAAAAATTAAGCAACGACTAACCGAACTATGGGACTACGAAAAATACAGTCTTCCGTTTAAAGAAGGCGATCGCTACTTCTATTTCAAAAACGACGGCTTGCAAAATCAAAGCGTTCTTTATACATTAACGTCCTTGGATGCCGAGCCAAAAGTTTTGCTAGATCCCAACAAACTTTCAGAAGATGGCACTATTGCGCTGTCGGGGATTGCGATTAGCGAAGATGGGAATTTGATGGCGTATGGTTTATCCACCTCTGGTTCAGATTGGCAAGAATGGAAGGTACGCGATGTTAAGACGGGCGAAGACCTTTCCGATCATCTCAAGTGGATTAAATTCTCTGGCGCGTCTTGGACTAACGACAACCAAGGCTTTTTCTATAGCCGCTACGATGAACCGAACGAAACAACCAAATTAGAAGAGATTAATTACTGTCAAAAACTCTTTTACCACCAACTGGGTAAGCCACAATCTGAGGATGTTCTTATCTATCATCGCCCCGACCAAAAAGAATGGGGTTTCAGCGGTGGCGTCACCGAGGATGGGCATTACCTAATTATCAGCGTGTGGCGAGGAAGCGATCCTAAGAATTTGGTGTTTTATAAGGATTTAACCAATCCAGATGCACCCGTGATTGAACTAATTAGCGAGTTTGAAGCTAGCTATAGTTTTATCGACAATGATGGCTCAATTTTCTGGTTTCGTACTGACTTAGATGCGCCTCGCGGTCGGGCGATCGCGATTGACATCAGCAATCTCTCCTCGTCTCCGGGAAGTAAGGAGGGATGGCAAGAAATCATCCCTCAGGCAGAAGAAGTCCTCGAAGGCGTGGGTCTACTCAATAATCAGTTTGTGGCTGAATATCTCAAAGACGCCCGAACACAGATTAAAATCTTTGATCTGAACGGCTCCTTTGTGCGGGAAGTTGAGTTACCGGGAATTGGTTCGGCTGGAGGTTTTGGTGGTAAGCGCTACGATACGGAAACCTTCTACAGCTTCACCAGTTTTACGACACCTGCCACTATTTACCGCTACGACATGGTCAGTGGGGAAAGTACAATTTTCCGTCAGCCGAAAGTTGATTTCAACCCTGCCGATTACAAGACAAAGCAGATATTCTATCGCAGCAAAGATGGCACCCACCTGCCCATGTTTATCACCTACAAAAAAGGGCTGCAACTAGATGGGAGTAACCCCACTTATCTCTATGGCTACGGCGGTTTTAACGTCTCTCTGACGCCTAGCTTCTCAGTTGGCAGTCTGGTGTGGATGGAGATGGGTGGTGTCTATGCCGTCCCTAATTTGCGCGGCGGCGGCGAGTACGGTGAGGAGTGGCACCAGGCAGGAACGAAGCTGAATAAGCAAAATGTCTTTGATGATTTCATTGCGGCGGCGGAGTGGCTGATTGCCAACGGCTACACAACGCCAGCCAAACTTGCGATCGGCGGCGGCAGTAATGGGGGATTGTTGGTAGGTGCGTGTATGACTCAGCGCCCGGATTTATTCGGTGCGGCGCTACCCGCGGTAGGAGTGATGGATATGCTGCGCTTCCATAAGTTCACAATTGGCTGGGCTTGGACTTCCGATTATGGTTCTCCAGAAAACCCGGAGGAGTTCAAAGCGCTTTATGCCTATTCGCCCCTGCACAACCTCAAACCTGGGACATCTTATCCAGCCACGATGATTACAACAGCGGATCATGACGATCGGGTGGTGCCTGCCCACAGTTTCAAGTTTGCTGCCGCTTTGCAAGCAGCTCATGCGGGTGTTGCACCTGTATTAATTAGAATTGAGACTAAAGCGGGACATGGGGCTGGGAAGCCAACGACTAAAATTATTGAGGAAGTTGCGGATCGGTGGGCTTTCCTGGTGCGGGAAACAAAGGTATCGCTTTAG
- a CDS encoding M48 family metalloprotease yields the protein MASVPNPSLEAGLAALKQGNYPDAIAHLEGVCEFELSQKTVLRAEMGLVVAYERTSEIEKARSLCQTLSQSKYPKVKDWGERNLANLVNRYPQLQKTPSPSPTSEATGFVPLQTPATSPAKGSAPASDVTGFIPLDQPPQKPQLSVSPALDATGFVPLQTPATSPAQGAKAAQPVSENVRASSQPVQKATPSTSPLVQDKGKTEAESNLEAEVAAPTEALIAPETAADTEVISETSSETPSETPTDEKILESTSIIGWRQAGRAKGWRAMPAVKPERLWVLQAGTAIALFWMIRVLVQFAMATTNNFLINLPFLQPISAFYEDPTWPIVTVLVLLTCLSPWILDFLLKQFEGMQPLSLSALSKSSPEAAKMLPRYCGQRRLPVPTLRILPISAPVAFTYGNLPRTARIVVSQGLLDQLAEDEIATIYASELGHIVQNKLVGLVMATIMFLIGGFFSLLRNSDWAWTCWWIALAFLPLGLNLAVMSLVMLVAQIPYLLYRQVAQLGDRLANPLLKIPAVVVSALSYGLFWLVCFISLWLSRLRIIYSDRTAADITGNPNAFTRALLKVTRGIAADIQKHQSTRWLLEGFDLLTPVGYRQAISLGSLPSQTPWESVLQWGYLNPHRQWMVINNSHPLMGDRLYLLCLYARHWKLETELDFTQMSEQRIRASSLKTKKSKLWLQGAPFFGILSGLALGCLFWLLGWIGSWLGIRQLSWILDDYWTILVGCLPIGFSIGTFLRINPFFPDIKASTLQTNPNLSDLSTRIDALPVDSQPVRLQGKLLGRQGISNWLGQDLILQTDTGLVKLHYCSGLGSIGNLLPLSTRPSDFVNRQVTATGWFRRGATPWIDLETLRTQGGMTSLSRHPIWSTIIACLAAAWGTYIILFGI from the coding sequence ATGGCTTCTGTTCCCAATCCCTCTCTGGAAGCTGGTCTAGCAGCCCTGAAACAGGGAAATTATCCAGATGCGATCGCTCACCTAGAAGGCGTTTGCGAGTTTGAGTTGAGTCAAAAGACAGTCCTACGCGCTGAGATGGGGCTGGTGGTTGCCTATGAACGCACTAGCGAGATCGAGAAAGCGCGATCGCTTTGCCAAACCCTCAGTCAAAGCAAATACCCCAAGGTGAAGGACTGGGGAGAGCGGAATTTGGCTAATTTGGTCAATCGTTATCCTCAACTTCAAAAAACGCCTTCCCCCTCACCAACGTCGGAGGCGACCGGGTTTGTCCCCTTACAAACACCTGCCACTTCACCCGCCAAAGGGTCTGCGCCTGCGTCAGATGTCACCGGATTTATTCCCTTAGACCAACCGCCCCAAAAGCCTCAGCTATCCGTGTCGCCTGCTCTAGACGCGACCGGGTTTGTCCCCTTGCAAACGCCTGCCACTTCACCCGCACAGGGGGCAAAAGCCGCTCAACCTGTCTCTGAAAACGTCAGGGCGAGCAGTCAGCCGGTACAAAAGGCAACGCCCTCCACCTCACCCCTAGTACAAGACAAAGGGAAAACTGAAGCGGAAAGTAACCTAGAGGCAGAAGTAGCCGCCCCCACAGAAGCACTGATTGCGCCAGAGACAGCAGCAGACACAGAGGTCATTTCTGAGACGTCATCTGAAACGCCATCTGAGACACCAACAGATGAGAAAATTCTAGAATCGACCAGTATTATTGGCTGGCGTCAAGCAGGACGCGCCAAAGGATGGCGAGCAATGCCAGCAGTGAAACCAGAACGTCTGTGGGTGCTTCAAGCAGGGACTGCGATCGCGCTTTTCTGGATGATTCGCGTTTTAGTGCAGTTCGCGATGGCGACGACGAACAACTTCCTCATCAACCTGCCATTTTTGCAGCCTATCTCAGCTTTTTACGAAGACCCAACTTGGCCTATTGTGACCGTGTTGGTGCTGCTAACGTGCCTATCTCCCTGGATACTAGACTTCCTCCTCAAGCAATTTGAGGGCATGCAACCACTGTCACTGTCAGCGCTATCTAAATCCAGCCCAGAAGCCGCCAAGATGTTACCCCGCTATTGCGGACAGCGCCGTTTGCCCGTGCCGACTTTGCGGATCTTACCCATCAGTGCCCCAGTCGCATTCACTTATGGAAATCTGCCTCGCACTGCCCGAATTGTGGTCAGTCAAGGACTCTTAGATCAACTGGCAGAGGATGAAATCGCCACAATCTATGCCAGCGAGTTGGGGCACATTGTCCAAAACAAGTTGGTCGGTTTGGTGATGGCAACCATAATGTTCCTGATTGGAGGCTTTTTTAGCCTGTTGAGGAACTCAGACTGGGCTTGGACTTGTTGGTGGATTGCCCTGGCTTTTTTACCGTTGGGATTGAATTTGGCAGTGATGTCCCTCGTCATGCTAGTCGCCCAGATTCCTTACCTCTTGTACCGACAAGTAGCGCAGTTGGGAGACCGCTTAGCCAACCCCCTGCTAAAGATTCCGGCGGTGGTTGTTTCGGCTTTGAGTTACGGCTTATTTTGGCTAGTTTGCTTTATCAGTTTGTGGCTGTCGCGGCTGCGAATTATCTATAGCGATCGCACAGCGGCAGATATCACTGGCAACCCAAATGCCTTCACCCGCGCTTTATTGAAAGTTACCCGTGGCATTGCTGCTGATATCCAAAAACACCAGTCTACTCGCTGGCTTTTGGAAGGCTTTGATTTACTGACGCCAGTGGGGTATCGGCAAGCCATCAGCTTGGGTAGCCTTCCCTCCCAGACGCCTTGGGAATCCGTGTTGCAATGGGGCTACCTCAACCCCCATCGCCAGTGGATGGTCATCAACAATAGCCATCCGTTAATGGGCGATCGCCTGTACTTGTTATGCCTCTACGCCCGCCACTGGAAGCTAGAGACAGAACTTGACTTCACTCAAATGTCCGAACAGCGAATTCGAGCATCTTCGCTCAAAACTAAAAAGTCAAAACTTTGGTTACAAGGTGCCCCCTTCTTTGGCATTTTGTCTGGTTTAGCCTTGGGGTGCTTGTTCTGGCTGTTGGGGTGGATTGGCAGCTGGCTGGGAATCCGGCAACTTTCTTGGATACTCGACGATTACTGGACGATCCTCGTCGGTTGTCTGCCAATAGGTTTCAGCATTGGCACCTTTTTGCGGATCAATCCCTTCTTTCCAGACATCAAAGCTTCCACTCTGCAAACGAACCCCAACCTATCCGATTTATCGACTCGGATCGATGCTTTACCTGTCGATAGTCAGCCGGTGCGTCTGCAAGGAAAACTCTTGGGACGTCAAGGCATTAGCAACTGGCTGGGACAGGATTTAATTCTGCAAACTGACACTGGTTTGGTTAAGTTACATTATTGCTCTGGGCTGGGTTCTATTGGTAATCTTTTACCCTTGTCCACTCGTCCCAGCGACTTCGTAAATCGGCAAGTCACCGCAACTGGATGGTTTCGGCGAGGTGCGACCCCCTGGATTGACTTAGAAACCCTGCGAACCCAAGGCGGCATGACCAGTCTCAGTCGGCACCCTATCTGGTCAACGATTATTGCCTGTTTAGCTGCGGCTTGGGGAACTTACATTATCTTGTTCGGCATTTAA
- the gatB gene encoding Asp-tRNA(Asn)/Glu-tRNA(Gln) amidotransferase subunit GatB has translation MTTAAPVKTQYEAVIGLETHCQLSTETKIFCNCSTEFGATPNQNVCPVCMGMPGVLPVLNQKVLEYAVKAGLALNCAIAPDSKFDRKQYFYPDLPKNYQVSQYDLPIAEHGWLEIELTDADGNPIRKKIGITRLHMEEDAGKLVHAGSERLSGSTYSLVDYNRTGIPLVEIVSEPDIRSGVEAAEYAEELRRIVRYLGVSDGNMQEGSLRCDVNISVRPVGQKEFGTKVEIKNMNSFNAIQRAIEYEIERQIEAIQSGERIIQETRLWEEGSQRTVSMRTKEGSSDYRYFPEPDLTPMQVSAEQLSKWKSELPELPAQKRHRYESELGLSAYDARILTDDKSVSEYFEAAVAAKANAKQAANWVMGDISAYLNTAKLNIAEIALKPQILAELISLIEDGTISGKIAKEILPELLSKGGSAKELVESKGVKQISDKGELEKIINEVLAANPKELEQYRSGKTKLLGFFVGQVMKQTGGQADPKLTNQMMAQKLNS, from the coding sequence ATGACGACTGCTGCTCCGGTTAAAACTCAGTACGAAGCCGTTATCGGTCTGGAAACTCACTGTCAACTCAGTACCGAAACCAAGATTTTCTGTAATTGCTCCACCGAATTTGGTGCGACGCCCAATCAGAATGTCTGTCCAGTGTGTATGGGAATGCCTGGAGTATTGCCAGTGCTGAATCAAAAGGTGCTGGAGTACGCGGTTAAAGCCGGTTTGGCTCTCAACTGCGCGATCGCTCCTGATAGCAAATTTGATCGTAAGCAATATTTTTATCCCGATCTGCCCAAAAATTATCAAGTTTCTCAGTACGATTTACCCATTGCCGAACATGGTTGGCTGGAGATTGAGCTAACTGATGCAGATGGCAACCCCATCCGCAAAAAGATTGGCATCACTCGCCTGCACATGGAAGAAGATGCTGGGAAATTGGTTCATGCAGGGAGTGAAAGACTCTCCGGTTCTACCTATTCTTTAGTAGACTACAACCGCACTGGCATCCCCTTGGTAGAAATTGTCTCCGAACCGGATATCCGTTCGGGGGTTGAAGCTGCTGAATATGCCGAAGAACTGCGCCGGATTGTCCGCTATCTGGGCGTCAGTGACGGCAATATGCAAGAAGGTTCGCTGCGCTGCGACGTGAATATCTCCGTGCGTCCGGTTGGTCAGAAGGAGTTTGGCACGAAGGTCGAAATCAAAAATATGAACTCCTTCAACGCCATCCAACGGGCGATTGAATACGAAATCGAGCGGCAAATTGAAGCCATCCAATCCGGCGAGCGAATTATTCAAGAAACGAGGCTGTGGGAGGAAGGTAGCCAACGCACAGTGAGTATGCGGACGAAGGAAGGCTCTAGCGATTATCGCTACTTCCCAGAACCCGACCTGACTCCTATGCAAGTTTCCGCCGAGCAATTGTCTAAGTGGAAGTCGGAACTGCCGGAACTGCCAGCGCAGAAACGTCATCGCTACGAAAGCGAATTGGGTTTGTCTGCCTACGATGCCCGCATCCTAACCGACGATAAATCGGTGTCGGAGTATTTTGAAGCGGCGGTTGCTGCCAAGGCGAATGCCAAGCAGGCGGCTAACTGGGTGATGGGTGATATTTCTGCCTATCTCAACACCGCGAAACTAAATATCGCGGAAATTGCCCTCAAACCCCAGATTCTCGCGGAATTGATTTCCTTAATTGAAGACGGCACTATCAGCGGCAAAATTGCTAAAGAGATTCTGCCAGAGTTGCTGTCTAAAGGGGGTTCTGCAAAAGAACTGGTGGAGAGCAAAGGTGTCAAGCAAATCTCTGACAAGGGTGAGCTGGAAAAAATCATCAATGAAGTTCTAGCGGCAAATCCTAAAGAGCTGGAACAGTATCGTAGCGGTAAAACCAAGCTGCTGGGTTTCTTTGTGGGGCAGGTGATGAAGCAAACCGGAGGTCAAGCTGACCCGAAACTCACGAACCAAATGATGGCTCAGAAGTTGAACAGTTAG
- a CDS encoding response regulator: protein MQPEEIVNVLLVDDHPENLLALEAILGSLGQNLVRATSGEQALRCLLERDFAVILLDVQMPGLDGFETAKLIRQRQRSRHTPIIFLTAFSSSDSLVFKGYSLGAVDYLLKPLEPEILTSKVGVFVDLFKKTAEVKRQAAQLSAVNSELKQSEERFRSLSACSPLGIFMTDIEGRCTYANPRCEAICGLTPDPKTGVLASLYEEGWLQSVHPEDRDRVLTHWSTCMSIGQEYSNEFRCQVPEDMVRWVYLRSSPMLTDTGELIGHVGTLEDITERKAAEEARAQMIREQVARQEAEAANRIKDEFLATLSHELRTPLNSMLGWTQLLRSRKYDEKTTARALETIERNAKLQAQLIEDILDVSRIIRGKLRLNICQVNLVPVIEAALDAVRPAAEDKGIQLESVLDRSVDLVPGDPNRLQQVVWNLLSNSIKFTSSGGKVQVRLFKDGDRAQISISDTGVGISPDFLPYIFDRFRQADSTTTRRYGGLGLGLAIVHNLVELQGGTIEARSEGEGKGSTFTVKLPVVSDQLKTCDLESVSSGNKVAIAPPPSLETLQVLVVDDDTDTRDFLRAALEQYHAQVTAVGSVQEAMQALEHLKPDVLVSDIGMPNEDGYGLIRKVRALESQRGETSIPAIALTAYARGEERSQALEAGFQVHLPKPVEAIKLIASVANLAGLSTNLADV, encoded by the coding sequence ATGCAGCCCGAAGAAATAGTTAACGTCCTCCTTGTGGACGATCACCCAGAAAATTTACTGGCTTTGGAGGCAATCCTGGGCAGCCTCGGTCAAAATTTGGTCAGAGCTACATCGGGCGAACAAGCCTTGCGATGTCTGCTTGAGCGCGATTTTGCCGTGATTTTACTTGATGTCCAGATGCCCGGTCTAGATGGATTTGAGACGGCAAAGCTGATTCGACAACGACAGCGATCGCGTCACACGCCGATTATTTTCCTGACCGCATTTAGCAGCAGCGACTCTCTGGTTTTCAAAGGTTATTCCCTGGGTGCAGTAGATTACCTGCTTAAACCTCTGGAGCCGGAAATATTAACCTCCAAGGTGGGGGTGTTTGTTGACTTGTTCAAGAAAACCGCAGAGGTGAAACGACAAGCGGCACAACTGAGTGCTGTTAACTCAGAACTTAAGCAAAGTGAAGAGCGTTTTCGCTCGTTAAGTGCCTGCTCGCCCTTGGGCATTTTTATGACCGATATTGAAGGGCGCTGTACCTACGCGAATCCGCGCTGCGAAGCGATTTGTGGTTTGACACCCGATCCCAAAACGGGAGTTTTAGCCTCGCTCTATGAAGAAGGCTGGTTGCAGTCGGTACATCCAGAAGATCGCGATCGCGTCTTAACACATTGGTCTACTTGCATGAGCATCGGTCAGGAATACTCCAACGAGTTTCGCTGCCAAGTTCCGGAGGACATGGTGCGTTGGGTTTACCTCCGCTCCTCCCCGATGCTGACTGATACAGGCGAACTCATTGGTCATGTCGGCACCCTAGAAGACATCACCGAGCGCAAAGCCGCAGAGGAAGCCCGCGCTCAGATGATCCGCGAACAGGTGGCACGACAGGAAGCCGAGGCGGCAAACCGGATTAAAGATGAGTTCCTGGCAACCTTGTCTCACGAACTCCGCACTCCCCTTAACTCAATGCTGGGTTGGACTCAACTGCTCCGCAGTCGCAAGTATGATGAAAAGACGACAGCCCGTGCCCTGGAAACGATTGAGCGTAACGCCAAGTTGCAGGCGCAACTGATTGAGGATATTCTCGATGTCTCGCGGATTATTCGCGGGAAGCTGCGCTTAAATATCTGTCAAGTTAATCTTGTACCCGTGATTGAGGCGGCGCTGGATGCGGTTCGTCCGGCGGCTGAGGATAAAGGAATTCAATTGGAAAGCGTACTCGATCGCTCCGTGGACCTAGTTCCTGGCGATCCTAACCGCTTGCAGCAAGTTGTTTGGAATCTACTCTCTAATTCGATCAAATTCACGTCTTCAGGCGGAAAGGTGCAGGTGCGCCTTTTCAAGGATGGCGATCGCGCTCAAATTAGCATCAGCGACACCGGCGTGGGCATCAGCCCAGATTTTCTCCCCTATATTTTTGATCGCTTTCGTCAAGCAGATAGCACCACCACCAGGCGCTATGGTGGCTTGGGACTCGGTTTAGCAATTGTCCACAACTTAGTGGAACTGCAAGGCGGCACGATTGAGGCAAGAAGTGAGGGAGAAGGGAAAGGGTCAACATTTACCGTGAAGCTGCCAGTGGTATCTGACCAGCTCAAGACTTGCGATTTGGAGTCTGTCTCCTCAGGTAACAAAGTCGCGATCGCGCCTCCCCCCTCTTTAGAAACGTTGCAGGTGCTGGTGGTGGATGACGATACCGATACCCGCGATTTTTTGAGGGCAGCGCTAGAACAATATCACGCTCAAGTGACGGCTGTGGGATCGGTTCAGGAAGCGATGCAAGCTCTGGAACACTTAAAACCCGATGTACTGGTGAGCGACATCGGAATGCCGAATGAGGACGGTTATGGTTTGATTCGCAAAGTGAGAGCTTTGGAATCTCAGCGAGGAGAAACAAGCATTCCCGCGATCGCGCTGACTGCTTATGCCAGAGGTGAAGAGCGATCGCAGGCACTCGAAGCAGGTTTCCAGGTACACCTGCCTAAACCCGTTGAGGCAATCAAATTAATTGCCTCTGTGGCAAACTTAGCGGGGCTGAGTACAAATCTCGCAGACGTGTAG
- a CDS encoding chemotaxis protein CheB, whose amino-acid sequence MAFDIVVVGTSLGGLQALTVMLAGLPNTFPAAVIVVQHRHKASDSTLSFFLQQYSTLPVAEAEDKEEILPRRVYLAPADYHLLVEPRQAWGHRQGRYGGIATLALSTEAPVCNARPSIDVLFESAADAYAQRVIGVILTGASQDGAKGLAKIKARGGRAIVQEPATAESRIMPEAAIASVTVDWIVQLQEIAPLLVNLCQSAVR is encoded by the coding sequence ATGGCTTTTGATATTGTTGTTGTCGGCACATCATTAGGTGGGTTACAAGCTTTAACCGTAATGCTTGCAGGTCTACCTAATACTTTCCCCGCGGCTGTGATTGTCGTACAACACCGTCACAAAGCCTCTGACAGTACACTGAGCTTTTTTCTCCAGCAGTACAGCACTTTGCCAGTGGCGGAGGCGGAAGATAAAGAAGAAATTCTGCCTCGGCGGGTATACTTGGCTCCCGCTGATTATCACTTACTGGTGGAACCCCGGCAGGCATGGGGACACCGCCAAGGTCGGTACGGAGGCATCGCCACCTTAGCACTCTCTACCGAGGCTCCTGTCTGCAATGCCCGACCATCGATTGATGTGCTGTTTGAATCAGCGGCTGATGCTTATGCACAGAGAGTGATCGGGGTAATTTTAACCGGAGCAAGTCAGGATGGTGCCAAAGGATTGGCAAAAATTAAAGCCCGCGGCGGACGGGCTATAGTACAAGAGCCAGCAACAGCAGAAAGCCGGATTATGCCAGAAGCTGCGATCGCATCTGTAACGGTAGACTGGATTGTGCAGCTCCAAGAAATTGCTCCTCTTTTAGTCAACCTTTGTCAATCGGCTGTAAGGTGA